The DNA segment AAGGCACTTTTTGTTAGGGCTGTTACTGGCTGTCATTGTGGCGATTGGCGCAAGTGTTTACTTACCTGTGAGGCGTTTTCAAGAAAGAATAGAGCTATTGGTTGAGAAGCAAAAGCAATTTGGTAAGGGGAAGCTCAGTACTCGATCTGACTTGGACGACATCCACCCCGTTTCTGATTTGGCCAGAAGCTTTAACTTCATGGCTGAAGAGATAGAGAGCAAAGTAAAACAAAGCCATATCTTTGCGCAAGCTATCCCTCATGAGGTACGTACTCCGTTGAGTCGTATTCAGCTGGCGACCGATATTTTGAGAAGGGGAGCCCCCGAGAATCAGCAGGTTCTTTTCGATGATATTGATACCTACATTGAGGATATCAACGAGCTCACCTCAGAAATTATCATGCTGTCGAAATTGAATGTCATGGATAACTCTTTCTTTGAACTGGTAAAAGTAAGAGCGAACTTACTTGAATATTGTTTAGACAGGATTCGTTACTCCGAACTGGATAACGTGACCTTCGAATCAAATGTAACGCAAGATTGTGCCATTAAATGCGACTGCTCGATGGCGCGTTTGGTGTTCGATAACATTCTTAAGAATGCAGGCAATTACACGCAAGACAAAGTATGGATGACTCTGGATGAGAACTCAGAAAATTGGCTGGTTCTCATTGAAGATAATGGTTCTGGAATTCCAGAAGATAGGCGTGACGAAGTATTCCTTCCATTTTCTCGCTTGGACTCTAGCAGAACCTCAACCACCGGTGGTTTGGGTTTAGGCCTCGCGATTGCGATTTCAGCGGCTAAAAAGCTTTCTTGGGATATCAAAATCGACGACAGCAACCGTGGTGGAGCTAAGTTCAGTATCGTGATTCCTAAGACCGTATAACTGGGCGCTCTGAGAGTTACTTAGGTTCTAGGTTCGTAAAATAACAAAGCCACGGTTGAATACCGTGGCTTTTTAGTATGCTCATTTACATAATAGTGGCTGCTTAGGCTTAGGCTTAGGCTAGGCTTAGAGCTTAGAGCTTAGAGCTTAGAGCGATGAAGTCCATAAATAGCGTGGTCGATGATGCGACCATTCAAGTTCTCGTTACAAGTGATGATGCCTTCCAATGTAAAATGTAAGCGCTCACAAACTTTACGACTACTCATGTTCTCAGTAGCGGCTGATATTTCAATCTTTTCCATATCTAACTCATTGAAAGCAATATCAATCAGTTTTTGAACCACGCGAGTGACGATGCCTTTGCCTTGTTGAGTCTGTGACAACCAATAACCAATCGTTACCTTCTTGGTATTGTGGTCAATGGTATTGAAGCTGCAGTTACCGACGATCTTTCCTTGATACACGATGGCACATGTCATGCTTTTCCCTTCAGCATAATCGTGTAATGAGCGTTGGATGAAAATCCTAAAATCTTGCTCTGTTTTACAGTGCGGTGGCCATGCTAACCACTGGCTAAGATACTCATTTTGGCTTTGTGAATAATCAGCGTAATGGGGCGCGAAGCTTTCTTCGACCAATGCGATGGAGAGTTCTTCGTCTATAACAGTTTCGAACATACGTGTTTTTGTCCTCGGTTGGTTTGAAAATGTACGATTAACAGCAGGATATAATGTCGCATAATAAACAATATGCAACAACTTGTAGCACGAATATTACGTGATACGTTAGTTCTATCACGAAACTCATTAAACCTTACAATAGTTGTGTATATAATCATTAACTATGCATTAGTATTGGCAACCTAAATATATAAAAACTATAAAAATGCTAGGCTTAAATAATGAATCAACATTGCCAGAATGTAACAGTAGATCTTAGAAAGGCTCTATTTGGTATTGCGAAGGCGCTTGATAACGTCGGTTTTGAAAGCAAGAATCATGGACAGAGGGTGGGTTACATCGCGTATCGATGTGCTCTGAGTGTCGGGTGGGAAGAAGAGCAGGCGCAACTTGCGTTCTCATTGGGGTTAATTCACGACTGTGGCGTATCGCAAATTGATGAGCAGCTCAGCCTGACTTCTGGGTTTGTTCCTGACGCGAGCTATCACCATTGTCAAAAGGGCTACCAAATCCTAAAAGAGTGCCCGGTTCTTTCCATATTCGCTAAGCCGGTGCTTTATCACCATACCCCTTGGGTTGAGCTTAAAGCGATGCCGATCAGTGAGTTAGAAAAAGAGTTGGCTGCGATTGTCATGCTCGCGGATCGAGTGGACTACCTTTACGGCATCACTTCTTCAGATCGGTATGGAAACCTAACACCGGATGGTAAAGCGAGCATTATTGAACGATTAACTGAACAAGCGGACGAGATGTTCGAAACCAATCTCGTGCAACATATGTGTGAGTTAGTCGATCTGGACGATTTCTGGTTTTCGATGGAGATCCCTTACATTGAAAACATGAGAGATAACTTTGAGCCTGTGCCGTTCTTCTCTCAACAAATGTCGCTGGATGAGACAGTGGCTTTTGCCGAGTTTATTGCCAATGTTGTTGATACCAAGAGTTCATTTACCTTTAAGCACTCTTTGAAGGTTGGGCAACTCTCTGAATATCTCGCTAAGCAGTTGGGTTATTCATACACAACTCAGCGCAAACTCTATTTAGCAGGGCTAGTTCATGACATCGGAAAACTGCAAACACCTAATGACATTCTTCATAAGCCGGATTTGCTGACCGAAGAGGAGTACTGTTGTATTAAGCGACATGCAACGGATACTCGATTTGCACTGCAAGAGTTGTTTAGTTCTCCTCAGGTTTGCCAGTGGGCATCCAATCATCATGAAAGATTAGATGGTTCAGGTTACCCAATGGGTAAAACGGCTGAAGAGCTGGATCAACCGAGTCGGATCGTCGCTGTCGTAGATGTATTCCAAGCATTATCTCAGTCACGTCCGTATCGTGCTGGTATGACGTTAGAACAGACGATGGCTATTTTGATAAACCATGTTGAAAACTATAAGTTGGATAGAGAAGTGTTTGAATGTCTTGAAAAACACGCACAGTACTGTTTTGAATTATCGACCGATAAAAGAATGTACGCGTTTTAACGCTAGTGAATGCTGATTGGTTGTGAGGCGTTGGCGTGATGCACTTGTTAGTCATGCATTTGTAAACCATGCCTTTTTGTAAATCATGAATTGGCAAGCCATGCGTTTCAATTCATGCTAGAAATAAATGACTAAGCACCAAAAACAGAAAAGCGATAGCCTCGGCTATCGCTTTTTTAATGGGGGCTTTCAGGAGATAAACATCAGCAGGAGCCAAAGGTTAGAACCTAAAAATTGAGGCTAGTAGCGCTTTAAGATCTCGATGATCGCTTGCTCTGTTTCCGCCGCGATAATGGCATCAATGTCATCATCATTTTGGAACAACTCTGATAACGCCATAATAGTATGGATATGACTATCTGAGTCCATCGCTGCCAGAGTAATTGAAAGGTAAACGTCACCGTTGTCTTCCGACTCTAAATCAACACCCTTCTTGAACACCGTCACTTGCAGAGATGCTTCGTTCACACCATCTTCAGGACGAGCATGAGGCATCGCAATCTTTGGTGCTAGAACATAGTACGCGCCAATGTCCTTGTGCTTTTGTTTGATAGCTTCAACATAGCTAGCTTTGATTTTGTTGCTTGCTAGCAGTGTTGAACAGGTTAAATCAATCGCAGCATCAACCGTTAGGTTTTCTTCAGAGTTGATGATAACGCCTTGGTCACCGATTAAATCGAATAGGCTCATGAAACAATCCATCCTAGAATCAGACCAACTACACCGAAGTCGAAGTCAGCAAACGTTGTTGCTTCAAGACCCAGGCCACCCAGTACAGGAAGTAGCAGCATCGGTAGGAAAGAGATACACAGACCTTGCGTGAATGAACCTAAGATTGCACCGCGTAAACCGCCTGTTGCGTTACCGTAAACGCCAGCTGCGCCACCAACGAAGAAGTGAGGTACCACGCCCGCTACAATGATTGTCCAACCAAGTGCACCTTGTACTGCCATTGCTAGTAGACCAGCAGCGAAAGAACAAAGGAAACCGATAAGTACCGCGTTTGGTGCTACAGGGAATACCATTGGGCAATCTAGAGCAGGTTTTGCTCCCGGAACTAGCTTGTCAGAAATACCTTTAAATGCAGGAACGATTTCAGCAATTAGCATCTTCACACCTTGCAATACGATGTAAACACCACCTGCAAAGATTAGAGATTGCATGAAGGTAAACACAACCCAGTTTTGACCGCTTGATACTGTTTCTACAAACTCGCCGCCCGCAATAATAGACGCAAGCATGAAGAAGATTGCCATTGTTGTTGCTACGGCTACTGGCGTATCACGCAGGAACATTAAGCTTTTAGGAACTTGGATGTCTTCTGTTGATTTTGATGTGTCACCGAATTTGCTACCAATGAAGCCAGACACAATGTAAGACAGTGTCGAGAAGTGACCGATAGCCAGTTGATCAGTACCCATTACTTTTTCAGTGTACCTTTGGCCTAGTGCTGGCATCACAACCATTAATGTACCCACAATGATAGAGCCGATTGCGACTAGAGCTGTGCCTTCAATGTTTGCTGTAGACAGAATTACTGCTACTAGCATAGACATGAACATTGTGTGGTGACCCGTTAAGAAAATATATTTTAAAGGAGTAATGCGAGCCAATAAAATATTCACAACGAATGCGAAGAACATAATTAGAGCCATTTCATAACCGAATGCTTCTTGTGCTAATGCAACAATTGCTTCGTTATTTGGAATAACACCACTTACGCCGAATGCTTCAGTAAATACAACTGAGAAGTTATTTAGTGCGCCAACAAGAGCGCCAGCACCAAAACCTAAAATTAGGAAACCCATTACGGTTTTAATTGTGCCTTTTAGAATAGTAGAAATATCAGCTTTTTGTGCAACAAGGCCAATGAAAGCAATTAAGCCTACCATGATTGCTGGCTCTTTTAATAAGCCGAGCATGAATTCGAAAAAGTTTTGCATAATTTTGACCTTACATGAAAGTTTTTAGTTGTTCTTCGATTGATGCTTTGTCAAAAATATTTTTAAGGCTGATGATGTTCTCTTTTCCACCGTCTTTCAGTTGGTTAGCAATGTCTATTGCCGCGACCCAAATATCCGCATTGCTTGATGCTGCAGAAGATAGATCTTCGTGATCAATTTCTGCTTCGAAACCGATTTTTTTAGCCACTTCTTTCACTGCCATTTCCATCATTAGTGAAGTACCAAGGCCGTTACCGCAAACTACAAGAATCTTTTTCATAATATTTGTCTCAATTGGATTTTAGGGGTTGAGAAACTGCGTTCTCTTATTGTGTGAGAGCATAATAATGGAAATGTTCAGATTTCAATAAGATCTCCATCACAAAGCTAAAATGAGATTGTGATGGAGATCTCGTTAATTTGTGTTAAAGATCCAGAGTGAGACTTTGATCAAATTTAACTTTTCACTCGAATATGCAACGTATCTAATTGAGAAAGGCAGGAGTAAATGTATTTATTTTTCGGAAGACAAATATTTAGAGGATTTGTGAAATAAAATAGATAACTAATCGTATCGACCGTAATCGGTAAGCATTTTCTTAAGCATACTATTGACGTCTTTGGTCTTTTTATTTCTTTTTGTTAATTGACTAAGAGAGGTTGGCTTTGGAGCCTCAGTTTTATCATTCTCAACATCTTCGACCTTATCTTTCATTTTTTGTACAGCGGGCAATAACATTCGAATTTCTTCGTTATTAGTATTGGTTAGTACCACAATATTTTCAGATTCAACTTGGGTAATGGTCAATATTCCATGTTTAACGGATTCAACCTTTTCACCAATCATAATTGATTCAGGTGCGACAGAGCGATCAGTTAACTGACCTGTACGTAATTTCGCCGCACTAATAGCGCGGATATTTCCGGTGTTTTCAAACGCGACAATAACAGTATAGGTATTATAATATTCAACTACTGTCACATAGCCATGTCTATTTGTTTTGAATTTAGCTCCATTGTTCATGTCGTGCGGAGCTTCCATTTTCTTCAAGTGTTTCCTCTCTTAGTCTCGATGGCTGTTATATCTAATCAGCTCTATTAGTATTTTATAGATAATTATTTGGTGAGATCATACAAAGTATATACGCATCTAAACTTAAGATGAATCTTGAAGTATCGGGAAATGAGGCAGAGCACAGAAAAGTAGTAAGAATCACACAGAATTAACCGAGTGATTACGCTCATACGTTTAAAGGCTTAACATTACAAATTCAACTTCATACAGGTTGTTTACAGTTTTTATGCACACAAATGACGATAAACACAGCGTTTTGTTTAATCCTTGACCGCGCGATCGTTTGCGTCAAAAAATGTGATGAAAGTCTCACTTAACTGTTTATACTTCTTTTCCGGTTTTAAGCCGGTGCTTAGCCAATACAAGCCGTCACATGGATATGTGAATGACCCCACGGACCGGACCAGCTACGTTCCACTGCTTGTATAAGGTGATTTTTACATGAACAACTCGTTGT comes from the Vibrio splendidus genome and includes:
- a CDS encoding sensor histidine kinase translates to MRKFIATKLRSVSMFARLYLGIVTGMSATIFLFLNLGEGHMRRTEIETFLNDGIYFAEQYVRQHHQENSLYKELDRTGYQQFYIFNLRLLKNWSGEAPCQRCELYTTLNGVPIYLSDNNLYSAVFQLPNSESSFAFSEVGDFFSPEIEWYEDSERHFLLGLLLAVIVAIGASVYLPVRRFQERIELLVEKQKQFGKGKLSTRSDLDDIHPVSDLARSFNFMAEEIESKVKQSHIFAQAIPHEVRTPLSRIQLATDILRRGAPENQQVLFDDIDTYIEDINELTSEIIMLSKLNVMDNSFFELVKVRANLLEYCLDRIRYSELDNVTFESNVTQDCAIKCDCSMARLVFDNILKNAGNYTQDKVWMTLDENSENWLVLIEDNGSGIPEDRRDEVFLPFSRLDSSRTSTTGGLGLGLAIAISAAKKLSWDIKIDDSNRGGAKFSIVIPKTV
- a CDS encoding PTS sugar transporter subunit IIB — protein: MKKILVVCGNGLGTSLMMEMAVKEVAKKIGFEAEIDHEDLSSAASSNADIWVAAIDIANQLKDGGKENIISLKNIFDKASIEEQLKTFM
- a CDS encoding PTS sugar transporter subunit IIA → MSLFDLIGDQGVIINSEENLTVDAAIDLTCSTLLASNKIKASYVEAIKQKHKDIGAYYVLAPKIAMPHARPEDGVNEASLQVTVFKKGVDLESEDNGDVYLSITLAAMDSDSHIHTIMALSELFQNDDDIDAIIAAETEQAIIEILKRY
- a CDS encoding HD-GYP domain-containing protein, with amino-acid sequence MNQHCQNVTVDLRKALFGIAKALDNVGFESKNHGQRVGYIAYRCALSVGWEEEQAQLAFSLGLIHDCGVSQIDEQLSLTSGFVPDASYHHCQKGYQILKECPVLSIFAKPVLYHHTPWVELKAMPISELEKELAAIVMLADRVDYLYGITSSDRYGNLTPDGKASIIERLTEQADEMFETNLVQHMCELVDLDDFWFSMEIPYIENMRDNFEPVPFFSQQMSLDETVAFAEFIANVVDTKSSFTFKHSLKVGQLSEYLAKQLGYSYTTQRKLYLAGLVHDIGKLQTPNDILHKPDLLTEEEYCCIKRHATDTRFALQELFSSPQVCQWASNHHERLDGSGYPMGKTAEELDQPSRIVAVVDVFQALSQSRPYRAGMTLEQTMAILINHVENYKLDREVFECLEKHAQYCFELSTDKRMYAF
- a CDS encoding GNAT family N-acetyltransferase codes for the protein MFETVIDEELSIALVEESFAPHYADYSQSQNEYLSQWLAWPPHCKTEQDFRIFIQRSLHDYAEGKSMTCAIVYQGKIVGNCSFNTIDHNTKKVTIGYWLSQTQQGKGIVTRVVQKLIDIAFNELDMEKIEISAATENMSSRKVCERLHFTLEGIITCNENLNGRIIDHAIYGLHRSKL
- a CDS encoding PTS ascorbate transporter subunit IIC; its protein translation is MQNFFEFMLGLLKEPAIMVGLIAFIGLVAQKADISTILKGTIKTVMGFLILGFGAGALVGALNNFSVVFTEAFGVSGVIPNNEAIVALAQEAFGYEMALIMFFAFVVNILLARITPLKYIFLTGHHTMFMSMLVAVILSTANIEGTALVAIGSIIVGTLMVVMPALGQRYTEKVMGTDQLAIGHFSTLSYIVSGFIGSKFGDTSKSTEDIQVPKSLMFLRDTPVAVATTMAIFFMLASIIAGGEFVETVSSGQNWVVFTFMQSLIFAGGVYIVLQGVKMLIAEIVPAFKGISDKLVPGAKPALDCPMVFPVAPNAVLIGFLCSFAAGLLAMAVQGALGWTIIVAGVVPHFFVGGAAGVYGNATGGLRGAILGSFTQGLCISFLPMLLLPVLGGLGLEATTFADFDFGVVGLILGWIVS